The window CAGGGGTCCGCGCCCACCACCCGTGGGGGTCCGGGGGAGGTGCCCGCAGGACCACCGGGGCGGCGGCACGGCGCCCGCACCGGCTCAGTGTCCGGGGGAGACCTGGGACTGCTGGGTCTCGGCGGGGGAGTGGCTGATGGTCAGCGCGGGCGTGCCGAGGATCACGGAGCCCACGAGCGCGGCGACGATGGTCAGCCCCAGTAGGCAGCGCCCGGCTATTCGCCCGGTGGACGCGCGCTCGCGGGGCGGGGGAGCGACATTGCTGCGGAACCGGTCGGCTTCGGCGACGAAGGCGAACGGTACGGGCTCGCGCCGACGGAGCATCGGGTACGACTCCTTCCGGGGGTCGAACGGGGGTGTCTCACCCATACAGACGACCGAGTGTCCCGAAAGGTGCCCGGTTCCGCCGAAATCGCAGATCTTCACCAAAGATGTCGCGCCCCGGCACCGAACGCCCCGATGGCGGAGGCGGGCCGTAGAGTGGGCGCCGCCCGTCAGACGTGAAGGAAGGGACCCGCCCAGCCGTGACCGCCACCCCCGCCGACGACCCGAAGCCCAGCTTCCGCAGCGACGTCACCGTCGAACTGGTCAAGCACGCCGCGTCGGACGCCGACGTGCTGTTCGCGGCCCGCGTCTCCACCCTCGGCGAGCAGTCCCTGGCCGAGCTGGACAAGGACCCCGAGCGCTCCAAGGGCCTGATCAACTTCCTCATGCGCGACCGGCACGGCAGCCCCTTCGAGCACAACTCGATGACCTTCTTCATCAGCGCCCCCATCTTCGTCTTCCGCGAGTTCATGCGGCACCGCGTGGGCTGGTCCTACAACGAGGAGAGCGGGCGCTACCGCGAGCTGGAGCCGGTCTTCTACGTCCCCGACGAGTCCCGCAAGCTCGTCCAGGAGGGACGCCCGGGCAAGTACCGGTTCGTCGAGGGCACCCAGGCCCAGCAGGAGCTGGTCGGCCGGGTCATGACGGACTCCTACCGGCAGGCGTACGAGGCCTACCAGGAGATGCTCGAGGCCGGCGTCGCCCGCGAGGTGGCCCGCTCGGTCCTGCCGGTCGGCCTCTTCTCGTCGATGTACGCCACCTGCAACGCCCGTTCGCTCATGCACTTCCTCGGTCTGCGCACCCAGCACGAGCTGGCCAAGGTGCCGTCCTTCCCGCAGCGGGAGATCGAGATGGTGGGCGAGAAGATGGAGGCCGAGTGGGCCAGGCTCATGCCGCTGACCCACGCCGCCTTCAACGCCAACGGCCGGGTCGCGCCGTAACCGGCGCCCTCCGCCCGGTCAGGCACAGATGTACGGTTCAGCCGGGCGAAGTGTCCGGATTGCGGGGCTTGCAGAAGTTCATCTAGCCTGATCAAACGGACCCGGCACTGCTTGAACCCCCGAGCAGGCAGTGCCGGGCTCCATCTTTGCCGGCACCCGTCGGTCCGCCCCCCCCGAGGGCAGTCCCCACCTTGAGCAGCGAGTAGCGTGTTACCCATGGCTCCGACCTCGACTCCGCAGACCCCCTTCGGGCGGGTCCTCACCGCCATGGTCACGCCCTTCACGGCGGACGGCGCACTCGACCTCGACGGCGCGCAGCGGCTCGCCGCCCACCTGGTGGACGCAGGCAACGACGGCCTGATCGTCAACGGCACCACCGGCGAGTCCCCCACCACCAGTGATGCGGAGAAAACGGACCTGGTGCGCGCGGTCCGGGAAGCGGTCGGCGACCGTGCCCACGTCGTGGCGGGCGTCGGCACCAACGACACCCGGCACAGCATCGAACTGGCCCGCGCCGCCGAGCAGGCCGGCGCGCACGGCCTGCTGACCGTCACGCCGTACTACAACAAGCCCCCGCAGGAGGGCCTGTACCGGCACTTCAAGGCCATCGCCGACGCGACCGGCCTGCCGGTCATGCTCTACGACATCCCCGGCCGCAGCGGCGTCCCGATCAACACCGAGACGATCGTCCGCCTCGCCGAGCACCCGCGGATCGTCGCCAACAAGGACGCCAAGGGCGACCTCGGCCGGGCGAGCTGGGCCATCGCGCGCTCCGGCCTCGCCTGGTACTCCGGCGACGACATGCTGAACCTGCCCCTGCTCTCGGTCGGCGCGGTCGGTTTCGTCTCCGTCGTCGGCCACGTCGTCACCCCGGACCTGCGCGCCCTGGTCGAGGCGTACACCTCCGGCGACGTCCAGAAGGCCACCGAGATCCACCAGAAGCTGCTCCCGGTGTACACCGGCATGTTCCGCACCCAGGGCGTCATGACCACCAAGGCCGCGCTCGCCCTCCAGGGCCTGCCCAGTGGTCCGCTGCGGGCTCCGATGATCGAGCTCACGCCCGAGGAGACCGAGCAGCTCAAGATCGATCTTGCCGCCGGCGGGGTACAGCTCTGACAACGAGACTTCGCACCACCCCGTGAACCCGAGGCCTGACAACTGAATAGGCGGGCCACCGGTGCCCGCAACCCACCATGACAACTGCTTCTGCACGAACGTCACGCGCGCCACGTGCCCACCGGTACGTGGCGCGCGTGTTTGAGGAGAGTCTTTTGAGTCATCCGCATCCTGAACTGGGTTCGCCCCCGCGCCTCCCCGAAGGCGGTCTGAGGGTCACCCCCCTCGGCGGTCTCGGCGAGATCGGCCGGAACATGACCGTCTTCGAATACGACGGCCGTCTGCTGATCGTCGACTGCGGAGTGCTCTTTCCCGAGGAGGAGCAGCCCGGAATCGACCTGATCCTGCCGGACTTCACGTCCATCCGTGACCGCCTCGACGACATCGAGGGCATCGTCCTCACCCATGGCCACGAGGACCACATCGGTGGTGTCCCGTTCCTCCTGCGCGAGAAGCCGGACATCCCCCTCATCGGCTCCAAGCTGACCCTCGCCCTCATCGAGGCCAAGCTCCAGGAGCACCGCATCCGCCCGTACACCCTGGAGGTGGCGGAAGGACAGCGTGAGCGCGTCGGCCCCTTCGACTGCGAGTTCATCGCGGTCAACCACTCCATCCCGGACGCCCTCGCGGTTGCCATCCGCACCCCCGCGGGCATGGTCGTGCACACCGGCGACTTCAAGATGGACCAGCTCCCGCTGGACAACCGCCTGACCGACCTGCACGCGTTCGCGCGGCTGAGTGAGGAGGGCATCGACCTCCTCCTCGCGGACTCCACCAACGCCGAGGTGCCGGGCTTCGTCCCGCCCGAGCGGGACATCTCCAACGTGCTGCGCCAGGTCTTCGGCGGCGCCCGCAAGCGGATCATCGTGGCGAGCTTCGCCAGCCACGTCCACCGCATCCAGCAGATCCTGGACGCCGCGCACGAAAACGGCCGCCGGGTCGCCTTCGTCGGCCGGTCCATGGTCCGCAACATGGGCATCGCCAGGGACCTGGGCTATCTGAGGGTCCCGCCGGGCCTGGTGGTCGACGTCAGGACCCTGGACGACCTGCCCGACCACGAGGTCGTGCTCGTCTGCACCGGCTCACAGGGCGAGCCGATGGCGGCGCTGTCCCGCATGGCCAACCGCGACCACCAGATCCGCATCGTCGAGGGCGACACGGTGATCCTGGCGTCGTCGCTGATCCCGGGCAACGAGAACGCGGTGTACCGGGTCATCAACGGCCTGACCCGCTGGGGCGCCAACGTCGTGCACAAGGGCAACGCCAAGGTGCATGTCTCGGGCCACGCCTCGGCCGGCGAGCTGCTGTACTTCTACAACATCTGCCGCCCGCGGAACCTCATGCCGGTCCACGGCGAATGGCGCCATCTGCGGGCCAACGCCGAGCTGGGCGCCCTCACCGGAGTCCCGCACGACCGGATCGTCATCGCCGAGGACGGTGTGACCGTCGACCTGGTCGAGGGCAAGGCCAGGATCTCCGGCAAGGTCCAGGCCGGCTACGTCTACGTGGACGGTCTCTCGGTAGGCGACGTCGGCGAGCCCGCGCTGAAGGACCGGAAGATCCTCGGCGACGAGGGCATCATCTCGGTCTTCGTGGTGGTCGACTCCACCACGGGCAAGGTCACCGGCGGCCCGCACATCCAGGCCCGCGGCTCGGGCATCGAGGACTCCGCCTTCGCCGCGGTCATCCCGAAGATCGCGGAGGCGCTGGAGAAGTCCGCCCAGGAGGGCATCGCGGACTCCCACCAGCTCCAGCAGCTCATCCGCCGCAGCCTCGGCAAGTGGGTCTCGGACTCCTACCGGCGCCGGCCGATGATCCTCCCGGTCGTCGTGGAAGTCTGACCCGCGTACGTCCCCCGGGACGCGCGAACTGGGAGCGGGGCACCTCGATTTGCATCGGGGCGCCCCGCTCCAGTACGTTTACGGCTCCGCCAGGACGGGAACCCGAAGGCTTCAAGCGCTTCGGGAGACACTCCCGGAACCGGCGGAAAACCGACTCAGAATCTCTGATAAAGTCGGAACCGCCGGAAAGGGAAACGCGAGAGCGGAAACCTGGAAAGCACCGAGGAAATCGGATCGGAAAAAGATCTGATAGAGTCGGAAACACCGAAGGGAAGCGCCCGGAGGAAAGCCCGAGAGGGTGAGTACAAAGGAAGCGTCCGTTCCTTGAGAACTCAACAGCGTGCCAAAAATCAACGCCAGATATGTTGATACCCCGTCTCCAGCATCCGCTGGGACGAGGTTCCTTTGAAAAAACACAGCGAGGACGCTGTGAACCGAGGGGACTATTCCTCCCCTCTGGTTCCGCTCTCGTGATGTGTCGCCGGCAGTATTAATTTACTGGCCGAGCAAGCATTCACGGAGAGTTTGATCCTGGCTCAGGACGAACGCTGGCGGCGTGCTTAACACATGCAAGTCGAACGATGAACCACTTCGGTGGGGATTAGTGGCGAACGGGTGAGTAACACGTGGGCAATCTGCCCTTCACTCTGGGACAAGCCCTGGAAACGGGGTCTAATACCGGATATCACTCCTGCAGGCATCTGCGGGAGTTGAAAGCTCCGGCGGTGAAGGATGAGCCCGCGGCCTATCAGCTTGTTGGTGAGGTAATGGCTCACCAAGGCGACGACGGGTAGCCGGCCTGAGAGGGCGACCGGCCACACTGGGACTGAGACACGGCCCAGACTCCTACGGGAGGCAGCAGTGGGGAATATTGCACAATGGGCGAAAGCCTGATGCAGCGACGCCGCGTGAGGGATGACGGCCTTCGGGTTGTAAACCTCTTTCAGCAGGGAAGAAGCGAAAGTGACGGTACCTGCAGAAGAAGCGCCGGCTAACTACGTGCCAGCAGCCGCGGTAATACGTAGGGCGCAAGCGTTGTCCGGAATTATTGGGCGTAAAGAGCTCGTAGGCGGCTTGTCACGTCGGGTGTGAAAGCCCGGGGCTTAACCCCGGGTCTGCATTCGATACGGGCTAGCTAGAGTGTGGTAGGGGAGATCGGAATTCCTGGTGTAGCGGTGAAATGCGCAGATATCAGGAGGAACACCGGTGGCGAAGGCGGATCTCTGGGCCATTACTGACGCTGAGGAGCGAAAGCGTGGGGAGCGAACAGGATTAGATACCCTGGTAGTCCACGCCGTAAACGGTGGGAACTAGGTGTTGGCGACATTCCACGTCGTCGGTGCCGCAGCTAACGCATTAAGTTCCCCGCCTGGGGAGTACGGCCGCAAGGCTAAAACTCAAAGGAATTGACGGGGGCCCGCACAAGCAGCGGAGCATGTGGCTTAATTCGACGCAACGCGAAGAACCTTACCAAGGCTTGACATACACCGGAAAGCATTAGAGATAGTGCCCCCCTTGTGGTCGGTGTACAGGTGGTGCATGGCTGTCGTCAGCTCGTGTCGTGAGATGTTGGGTTAAGTCCCGCAACGAGCGCAACCCTTGTTCTGTGTTGCCAGCATGCCCTTCGGGGTGATGGGGACTCACAGGAGACCGCCGGGGTCAACTCGGAGGAAGGTGGGGACGACGTCAAGTCATCATGCCCCTTATGTCTTGGGCTGCACACGTGCTACAATGGCCGGTACAATGAGCTGCGATACCGTGAGGTGGAGCGAATCTCAAAAAGCCGGTCTCAGTTCGGATTGGGGTCTGCAACTCGACCCCATGAAGTCGGAGTTGCTAGTAATCGCAGATCAGCATTGCTGCGGTGAATACGTTCCCGGGCCTTGTACACACCGCCCGTCACGTCACGAAAGTCGGTAACACCCGAAGCCGGTGGCCCAACCCCTTGTGGGAGGGAGCTGTCGAAGGTGGGACTGGCGATTGGGACGAAGTCGTAACAAGGTAGCCGTACCGGAAGGTGCGGCTGGATCACCTCCTTTCTAAGGAGCACTTCTTACCGGGTTCGCTCGGTCAGAGGCCAGTACATCGGCGAATGTCTGATGCTGGTTGCTCATGGGTGGAACGTTGATTATTCGGTACGGTCCAGGACGGACCAGGCGCTAGTACTGCTCTTCGGGGCGTGGAACGCTGATCTGGTCGGCTGGTCGTACCGGGCACGCTGTTGGGTGTCTGAGGGCACGGCCGTCTGGTCGGGTCTTCGGTTGCCGGCCCCGGTAAAAATCTGCTTCGGCGGGTTGTGACGGGTGGTTGGTCGTTGTTTGAGAACTGCACAGTGGACGCGAGCATCTGTGGCCAAGTTTTTAAGGGCGCACGGTGGATGCCTTGGCACCAGGAACCGATGAAGGACGTGGGAGGCCACGATAGTCCCCGGGGAGTCGTCAACCAGGCTTTGATCCGGGGGTTTCCGAATGGGGAAACCCGGCAGTCGTCATGGGCTGTCACCCTTGTCTGAACACATAGGGCAAGTGGAGGGAACGCGGGGAAGTGAAACATCTCAGTACCCGCAGGAAGAGAAAACAACCGTGATTCCGGGAGTAGTGGCGAGCGAAACTGGATGAGGCTAAACCTACGACGTGTGAGACCCGGCAGGGGTTGCGTCGTGGGGGTTGTGGGATCTCTCTTCCACGGTCTGCCGGCCGTGGGACGAGTCAGAAACCGTTGATGTAGACGAAGGACATGCGAAAGGTCCGGCGTAGAGGGTAAGACCCCCGTAGTCGAAACGTCAGCGGCTCGTTTGAGAGACACCCAAGTAGCACGGGGCCCGAGAAATCCCGTGTGAATCTGGCGGGACCACCCGCTAAGCCTAAATATTCCCTGGTGACCGATAGCGGATAGTACCGTGAGGGAATGGTGAAAAGTACCCCGGGAGGGGAGTGAAATAGTACCTGAAACCGTGTGCCTACAAGCCGTGGGAGCGTCGGATGCAGCTTGCTGCATCTCGTGACTGCGTGCCTTTTGAAGAATGAGCCTGCGAGTTTGCGGTGTGTTGCGAGGTTAACCCGAGTGGGGTAGCCGTAGCGAAAGCGAGTCCGAATAGGGCGATGGAGTAGCACGCTCAAGACCCGAAGCGGAGTGATCTAGCCATGGGCAGGTTGAAGCGGAGGTAAGACTTCGTGGAGGACCGAACCCACCAGGGTTGAAAACCTGGGGGATGACCTGTGGTTAGGGGTGAAAGGCCAATCAAACTCCGTGATAGCTGGTTCTCCCCGAAATGCATTTAGGTGCAGCGTCGTGTGTTTCTTGCCGGAGGTAGAGCACTGGATAGGCGATGGGCCCTACCGGGTTACTGACCTTAGCCAAACTCCGAATGCCGGTAAGTGAGAGCGCGGCAGTGAGACTGTGGGGGATAAGCTCCATGGTCGAGAGGGAAACAGCCCAGAGCATCGACTAAGGCCCCTAAGCGTACGCTAAGTGGGAAAGGATGTGGAGTCGCACAGACAACCAGGAGGTTGGCTTAGAAGCAGCCACCCTTGAAAGAGTGCGTAATAGCTCACTGGTCTAGTGATTCCGCGCCGACAATGTAGCGGGGCTCAAGCGTACCGCCGAAGTCGTGTCATTGCGATATGTACCCCCAACGGGGATCGTGATGGGTAGGGGAGCGTCGTCTGCCGGGTGAAGCAGCACCGGAAGGTAGTTGTGGACGGTTGACGAGTGAGAATGCAGGCATGAGTAGCGATACACACGTGAGAAACGTGTGCGCCGATTGACTAAGGGTTCCTGGGTCAAGCTGATCTGCCCAGGGTAAGTCGGGACCTAAGGCGAGGCCGACAGGCGTAGTCGATGGATAACCGGTTGATATTCCGGTACCCGCTGTGAAGCGTCAAACATCGAGCATCGTGATGCTAAGGCCGTGAAGCCGCCTCTGATCTCTTCGGAGTGAGGGGGAGTGGTGGAGCCGCCGAACCAAGCGGTTAGTAGGTGAGTGATGGGGTGACGCAGGAAGGTAGTCCATCCCGGGCGGTGGTTGTCCCGGGGTAAGGGTGTAGCCCGAGTGGTAGGTAAATCCGCCACTCACGCAGGGTGAGACCTGATGCCGAGCCGATTGTGGTGAAGTGGATGATCCTATGCTGTCGAGAAAAGCCTCTAGCGAGTTTCATGGCGGCCCGTACCCTAAACCGACTCAGGTGGTCAGGTAGAGAATACCGAGGCGTTCGGGTGAACTATGGTTAAGGAACTCGGCAAAATGCCCCCGTAACTTCGGGAGAAGGGGGGCCACGTCTGGTGATCCGTTTTACACGGTGAGCTGGGGGTGGCCGCAGAGACCAGCGAGAAGCGACTGTTTACTAAAAACACAGGTCCGTGCGAAGCCGTAAGGCGATGTATACGGACTGACGCCTGCCCGGTGCTGGAACGTTAAGGGGACCGGTTAGCTCCATTTCGGTGGGGCGAAGCTGAGAACTTAAGCGCCAGTAAACGGCGGTGGTAACTATAACCATCCTAAGGTAGCGAAATTCCTTGTCGGGTAAGTTCCGACCTGCACGAATGGCGTAACGACTTCTCGACTGTCTCAACCATAGGCCCGGTGAAATTGCACTACGAGTAAAGATGCTCGTTTCGCGCAGCAGGACGGAAAGACCCCGGGACCTTTACTACAGTTTGATATTGGTGTTCGGTTCGGCTTGTGTAGGATAGCTGGGAGACTTTGAAGCGGCCACGCCAGTGGTTGTGGAGTCGTCGTTGAAATACCAGTCTGGTCGTGCTGGATGTCTAACCTGGGTCCGTGATCCGGATCAGGGACAGTGTCTGATGGGTAGTTTAACTGGGGCGGTTGCCTCCTAAAGAGTAACGGAGGCGCCCAAAGGTTCCCTCAGCCTGGTTGGCAATCAGGTGTTGAGTGTAAGTGCACAAGGGAGCTTGACTGTGAGACCGACGGGTCGAGCAGGGACGAAAGTCGGGACTAGTGATCCGGCGGTGGCTTGTGGAAGCGCCGTCGCTCAACGGATAAAAGGTACCCCGGGGATAACAGGCTGATCTTCCCCAAGAGTCCATATCGACGGGATGGTTTGGCACCTCGATGTCGGCTCGTCGCATCCTGGGGCTGGAGTCGGTCCCAAGGGTTGGGCTGTTCGCCCATTAAAGCGGTACGCGAGCTGGGTTTAGAACGTCGTGAGACAGTTCGGTCCCTATCCGCTGTGCGCGTAGGAGTCTTGAGAAGGGCTGTCCCTAGTACGAGAGGACCGGGACGGACGAACCTCTGGTGTGCCAGTTGTCCTGCCAAGGGCATGGCTGGTTGGCTACGTTCGGGAGGGATAACCGCTGAAAGCATCTAAGCGGGAAGCCTGCTTCGAGATGAGGACTCCCACCCACTTGATGGGGTAAGGCTCCCAGTAGACGACTGGGTTGATAGGCCGGATCTGGAAGCACGGTAACGTGTGGAGGTGACCGGTACTAATAGGCCGAGGGCTTGTCCTCAGTTGCTCGCGTCCACTGTGTTGGTTCTGAAACCACGAACAACCGTCGTAGCCATGTGTTACGGCTCCGGTTGATTGTTTCATAGTGTTTCGGTGGTCATAGCGTGAGGGAAACGCCCGGTTACATTCCGAACCCGGAAGCTAAGCCTCACAGCGCCGATGGTACTGCAGGGGGGACCCTGTGGGAGAGTAGGACGCCGCCGAACAAATTTTGAAAGGGTTGGACCCCGAACTTCGGTTCCGGGTCCAACCCTTTTTTGTTTTCCGTTACTTGAAGTTCATGTTGCACAACCAACATCCACCTCATGGGTATTGCTGCTCTGCTCAGGGCCGCCGGCGTCGGAGTCGGTGACGAGGTCGTCGTGCCGGCGTTCGGGAACGTGGAGGTCGCCGAGGCCGTGACACAGGTGGGTGCCCTGCCGGTGTTCGCCGACATAGACCCGGTGACGTACTGCCTCGACGCCTCCGTCGTCGAACAGGCCCTGACCGCACGCACGGTGGCCGTGGTCGTCGTGCACCGCTTCGGCCGGTCCGCCGACATGGGGCGGCTGCACGCGCTGGGCCGGCGGCACGGGCTGCTGGTCCTTGAGCAGGGCGAGTCCGAGGTGCCGTACGACGAGACGGCGCAGCGCAGGGAGCGTGCCGCCTATCTCGACACCAAGCTGAGGGGTGTGCGGACGCCCGACGGCGGGGACGGGCACACCTACCAGCAGTATGTGGTGCGGGTGCCCGGGAACGGCCGGCCCGACCGTGACGCCTTCGCACGCGCCATACGCGCCCGGGGAGTTGACTGCCGGGTGCCCGTGAAGACCCCCGTGCACCGGCTGCCGGAGTACCGTCGGTGCGTGTCCCTGCCGGAGACCGAGCGGGCCGCCGAGGAGACGCTGGCGCTGCCCGTGGACGCCTCGTTGACGCGCCGGGAGATGCAGCGGGTCGTCTCGGTCTGCAACGCGCTCGGCGGGCCGATCGCGGTTGGGAGCACGGCCCTGTTCGGGGTATGATCTATTTCGTTGCCGCGGGGGAAACTCCGAGAAGGCAACTGGCCCCTATAGCTCAGTCGGTAGAGCGTCTCCATGGTAAGGAGAAGGTCAACGGTTCGATTCCGTTTGGGGGCTCCGGCAAAAAGGCCCTCACCCTTCGGGTGAGGGCCTTTTCCATGCCCTGCGGCTCTC of the Streptomyces sp. NBC_01788 genome contains:
- the thyX gene encoding FAD-dependent thymidylate synthase — encoded protein: MTATPADDPKPSFRSDVTVELVKHAASDADVLFAARVSTLGEQSLAELDKDPERSKGLINFLMRDRHGSPFEHNSMTFFISAPIFVFREFMRHRVGWSYNEESGRYRELEPVFYVPDESRKLVQEGRPGKYRFVEGTQAQQELVGRVMTDSYRQAYEAYQEMLEAGVAREVARSVLPVGLFSSMYATCNARSLMHFLGLRTQHELAKVPSFPQREIEMVGEKMEAEWARLMPLTHAAFNANGRVAP
- the dapA gene encoding 4-hydroxy-tetrahydrodipicolinate synthase — its product is MAPTSTPQTPFGRVLTAMVTPFTADGALDLDGAQRLAAHLVDAGNDGLIVNGTTGESPTTSDAEKTDLVRAVREAVGDRAHVVAGVGTNDTRHSIELARAAEQAGAHGLLTVTPYYNKPPQEGLYRHFKAIADATGLPVMLYDIPGRSGVPINTETIVRLAEHPRIVANKDAKGDLGRASWAIARSGLAWYSGDDMLNLPLLSVGAVGFVSVVGHVVTPDLRALVEAYTSGDVQKATEIHQKLLPVYTGMFRTQGVMTTKAALALQGLPSGPLRAPMIELTPEETEQLKIDLAAGGVQL
- a CDS encoding ribonuclease J gives rise to the protein MSHPHPELGSPPRLPEGGLRVTPLGGLGEIGRNMTVFEYDGRLLIVDCGVLFPEEEQPGIDLILPDFTSIRDRLDDIEGIVLTHGHEDHIGGVPFLLREKPDIPLIGSKLTLALIEAKLQEHRIRPYTLEVAEGQRERVGPFDCEFIAVNHSIPDALAVAIRTPAGMVVHTGDFKMDQLPLDNRLTDLHAFARLSEEGIDLLLADSTNAEVPGFVPPERDISNVLRQVFGGARKRIIVASFASHVHRIQQILDAAHENGRRVAFVGRSMVRNMGIARDLGYLRVPPGLVVDVRTLDDLPDHEVVLVCTGSQGEPMAALSRMANRDHQIRIVEGDTVILASSLIPGNENAVYRVINGLTRWGANVVHKGNAKVHVSGHASAGELLYFYNICRPRNLMPVHGEWRHLRANAELGALTGVPHDRIVIAEDGVTVDLVEGKARISGKVQAGYVYVDGLSVGDVGEPALKDRKILGDEGIISVFVVVDSTTGKVTGGPHIQARGSGIEDSAFAAVIPKIAEALEKSAQEGIADSHQLQQLIRRSLGKWVSDSYRRRPMILPVVVEV
- a CDS encoding DegT/DnrJ/EryC1/StrS family aminotransferase — its product is MLRAAGVGVGDEVVVPAFGNVEVAEAVTQVGALPVFADIDPVTYCLDASVVEQALTARTVAVVVVHRFGRSADMGRLHALGRRHGLLVLEQGESEVPYDETAQRRERAAYLDTKLRGVRTPDGGDGHTYQQYVVRVPGNGRPDRDAFARAIRARGVDCRVPVKTPVHRLPEYRRCVSLPETERAAEETLALPVDASLTRREMQRVVSVCNALGGPIAVGSTALFGV